The Gossypium hirsutum isolate 1008001.06 chromosome D07, Gossypium_hirsutum_v2.1, whole genome shotgun sequence genome includes the window ttgacTAAACATTGCTTgaagaatatattaaaaaaatagaatgacTGATTCATTAGTTTCAATTaggttcttctttttttttatgtaaaatgaattaaaattattaaaaataaaagttaaattgtaaaaagaacaTATTATCTAAGATGTAGTATTGAgattaattctatattttgaaatctgattacataaatttaaaaatttgaattgatttgatttattagataaataataaaaattaattggatTTCGTTTCGttataatatacatttaaaaagtattaaaaaacataaatatatttaaatcataaatttatgaattattaaatttttatttaattaatatgaatATTAATATCAATGTAAAAATGGCAACTTGGAGTGAAGTCGAAGCGATTTTGAGTAaattttccttttactttttgaTAGCAGATGGTATAGATAATGTATAAGCTAACGACATACGCAGCGAAGAACAGAGAGTAAATTGCGGATGTGAAGTTAAAAATGGAAGGGGTGAGAGCTTGTTTTGAATTGATTGTTAGACAAAGAAAACCCACATGGTGAGGTGGTGTTTGGGTTCTTACCACACTGCACTGCAGACACCTTTCccacataaaataaatttgttttccCATGTTGCCTCTGTCTTCTAGCATCtaccttctcactctcactctcaCCCTTTCCTTTCCCTTCTCACTACTAACTTGCTCCACACTTCTTTTTCTTCTGTTCTACATTTTGTCTACAATGGATACCCTCAACCTTCCTTCTTTCACCATTTGAGTCTGGGTTCCTTTTGGTCTTCTTCATTACCTGACCTTTGAGATCTGGGTTTTCAACATTTGTTGTTTGCTGGTTGTAGTGTGAGTAAGACCCACTGAACTGAAAATGGCTCCAAGCTTAGATTTCTCGAATTGGTGGCCAAAGGATGCTAGGAAAGGGACACCCGTGGTAGTAAAAATGGAGAACCCTAACTACTCAGTGGTGGAAATCGACGGCCCAGATGCTGCATTCAGGCCTGTGGAAAAAAGCAGAGGCAAAAATGCAAAGCAAGTGACTTGGGTTTTGCTTCTCAAGGCTCATCGTGCCGTCGGTTGTCTCGCTTGGATTGCTTCACTCTTCTGGGCATTGCTTGGAACCATAAAGAAAAGGCTGATCTTTAGGCAAGATGTTGCAATGGCCAGTGAAAAACTGGGGAAAGGAAAGCTGCTCTTCACAGTCATTAAAGCCTTCCTAGTGACTTCCCTCACAATTCTGGCCTTCGAAGTTGTGGCTTATCTCAAGGGATGGCATTATTTTCGAAATCCAAGTTTGCACATTCCGAGGAGCACTGATATCCAGGGCTTGCTTCACTTGGTTTATGTCACTTGGTTGTCAGTCCGGGCCGATTACATTGCACCACCAATTCAAGCTTTGTCTAAATTTTGTGTAGCTTTATTCCTTATCCAATCTGTAGATCGTATGATACTTAGTTTAGGCTGCTTTTGGATTAAATACAAGAAGATTAAACCCAGAATTGAGGGGGATCCTTTCAAGTCAGATGATGTTGAGGGATCAGCCTATGAGTATCCCATGGTTCTTGTTCAAATCCCAATGTGTAACGAGAGAGAGGTAATCAAAACTCAACTACCTCTTCTAGggttggtgtttttttttttctggtaTACTTTACAATTTTACTTTGATTTATATAGCTCCTGAGGGATTTAGGACTTGCATATTCATTGAGTTGTTATAATAGTAAAAGAATTCTTGTAAGGAAACAGTAATTAAGTCTTGTAACTAATTTTACATGTAAATGGGAATAGCAAACAAGTCCCTGTGAATTGTGATAGAAAAGACTTAGCTAGGACCAAGAACATCCAAGAATGGAATAAGGTAATATTAGGTGTATTGTGTTGATTTTTCTTGGCGTTGATAACTTTTTTCACCGACCTCATACAGGTTTATGAGCAGTCTATCTCTGCTGTCTGCCAACTTGATTGGCCAAAGGACCGATTATTGGTTCAGGTTCTTGATGATTCTAATGACGAAAGCATCCAGTATTTGATTAAAGCAGAGGTTGCTAAGTGGAACCAAAAGGGTGTTAACATAATTTATCGGCACCGCTTGGTAAGAACTGGTTACAAGGCTGGGAATCTCAAGTCTGCAATGAGCTGCGAGTATGTACAGGCCTATGAGTTTGTAGCAATATTTGATGCTGATTTTCAACCTAACCCTGATTTTCTAAAGCAAACTGTGCCACATTTCAAGGTTAACACAAACAAGCCAGAATCCTTTTTTGGTTCAAGTTCACATCTATTATCCGTTTATAGCGCTTTTACCTTGTATATCTCACTTGTCTTGCAGGACAATCCTGATTTAGGGTTAGTTCAGGCTAGATGGACATTTGTCAACAAGGATGAGAATTTGTTAACTCGTCTCCAGAACATTAACTTATGTTTCCACTTTGAAGTTGAGCAGCAAGTTAATggtgtatttttaaatttctttggtTTTAATGGAACTGCTGGAGTCTGGAGAATTAAAGCTCTTGAGGAATCTGGAGGTTGGCTTGAAAGGACAACTGTAGAGGACATGGACATAGCTGTTCGTGCACATCTCAATGGTTGGAAATTCATCTTCCTCAATGACGTAAAGGTACAACCCCATTTTATgctaatttgatttctttttgctTGTATCGACTTTCATTTATTTCTGTTTTCTTATTTTCACCCTAGCATGTCATACTTTCATCGTTTAAACTAAATATCGCATTTAGTTGACTTGGATCTGTctgtttttcaataaaaattttcatttcatgaaTAATAGCtacaaattatcaaatttaagcaCATAACCCCTTGGTGAAAAATGAGATGAAAAAGAAGGCATGTAATAAAAGATTTTTCTGATGGAAGATTCAGGGAATGTTCTGACAGC containing:
- the LOC107953713 gene encoding probable xyloglucan glycosyltransferase 5 — encoded protein: MAPSLDFSNWWPKDARKGTPVVVKMENPNYSVVEIDGPDAAFRPVEKSRGKNAKQVTWVLLLKAHRAVGCLAWIASLFWALLGTIKKRLIFRQDVAMASEKLGKGKLLFTVIKAFLVTSLTILAFEVVAYLKGWHYFRNPSLHIPRSTDIQGLLHLVYVTWLSVRADYIAPPIQALSKFCVALFLIQSVDRMILSLGCFWIKYKKIKPRIEGDPFKSDDVEGSAYEYPMVLVQIPMCNEREVYEQSISAVCQLDWPKDRLLVQVLDDSNDESIQYLIKAEVAKWNQKGVNIIYRHRLVRTGYKAGNLKSAMSCEYVQAYEFVAIFDADFQPNPDFLKQTVPHFKDNPDLGLVQARWTFVNKDENLLTRLQNINLCFHFEVEQQVNGVFLNFFGFNGTAGVWRIKALEESGGWLERTTVEDMDIAVRAHLNGWKFIFLNDVKVLCEVPESYEAYRKQQHRWHSGPMHLFRLCLPAIITCKIAIWKKANLILLFFLLRKLILPFYSFTLFCIILPLTMFVPEAELPVWVICYVPVFMSFLNILPSPKSFPFIVPYLLFENTMSVTKFNAMVSGLFQLGSSYEWVVTKKAGRSSESDLLASAEMESKIMNQLQIQRGASESELTELNRLKEQKEAAPVPVKRVNKIYRKELTLAFLLLTASVRSLLSAQGVHFYFLLFQGVTFLLVGLDLIGEQMS